The genomic interval cacaacgtggtgtaacgttggacagtgttgtggtattttacaactgttatttacttttttttttaatttattgaattgcctttgtttaatttaatctctgattgtttatttaagtgctgccttattgcaactaaccctagcctgcccttgatgatccttatgcatcatttattactctcttttcccgtgttacttgttgagtatggtggtttgtactcagtcttgcccaatttccccctcgagagctagaagttgaatccgatggaggagactctcaggagtgagctggtctaccgtcgaagctttgcctgtggactggagccatatccgctggagctagtctaccctttctttccgctgcattttcgttagaatgagtgttattttcagttgtttctaagaacgacggttatgtaatcaacattgtctttttgtaccctggctggtcctggacagggattttagtacacaattaagttcagaaattcatgtgaggataTATGTGTTAGAGAGCCAGGCATAGAATGCACTCACCTGATCATAATCTTCATTGTCAGCAATATCCTGTCCATGGATCTTCGATGCACATTCATCATCTATATTAATATGCTTTTGTATAGTATTGGACGGACTAACCAGGGCTAGCTGACCATCACTAAATCCTATCGATGGAGTTCCTGTTTGGGTTGACTGTCCAATGAAGAGATCTTGAGATGGAACTAGGGACAGAGCTATGGAAGGTGCCATCGAATATGCTTGGGATCCAGATGGAGATTGTAAAAGGGCAAGGGAACTACTCTGATCTCCTTGGATAACCCTGTTTACCTGGAAAGATACAATTCTGGTAGAAGCCATGTTCTCTGTAAAGCTCACATTCCAAACAAATTCTTTTTCAAGAAGATCGGTGATCTTTTTTGGTATGTGGTCGTTGCTAGCAGGATTTTCAACAACCAGTGCCTCAACTGAACGACAAATGAGCCTTTGAGCCAAACGACCAAAAACAATGAATGTAGTGTCAGCTGTATGATCACCTGCTAGCAGACTGAGTTTGAACCTGAAAAAATGCACTCTGACATTATGTTTGATATATCAATGTATGTCTATATTGTGTGGTTTTATTAACTTTACTATGACTGACCTAGGTGAAGCTGAAACAACCGGTGGGCATGTCTTGTTTCcacatctatatgaatttccATATGGCTTTGCAGTCTTCTTGCATATATCACAGGCAGTATACCACTAGGAATATTCCatgttaagtttttttatgacCACAGTAACCAAGAACTCATGTTTCTGCTTACATGGAATGGTGACAGTTAATACAACTCATCACATAATGTTGAGTTCAATATCATTAACTGGATATAAAAGGCTTATGCTGAACTTAAAAGGGTGAAACTCTCTAATTTTAGTAATTGTCTTTTGTTCACCATTGTTCTGAACAACAGGTCCAACCGGTAGATCAAGCCATTTGATTGGCTCATAACTTCCTTCAACACTACATAAAAGTGTTTATGTCAGCtataaatactataaatataaaggaAGGTAAAAGAATACTTGCTAGTGGCGAAGTAGAGAGCACAAACCTAATAGCCAAGGATTTGACCTCTGGTGTGTCAATATTTATGTACCATTTGCAAACTGAGTTACCAACAGAAACATTTCTTGGAACAATAATGTTTTACATCATGACAACAACTGAGTGTAGAACAAAATGCATGCAAAGTGGCTAGTATGTACCTCCATGTCCTCTAACAAGTGCACCAACAAAGATAACTATCTGTGGCTTCTCCTTGTGAGAACTGAGAACCTTCTCTTCAGGAAAGCTTGTAGCCCTTTCTCCCCATAAAGCAATATTCGTTGTCTCATTGCtatgttgtgtgtgtatacAAATGACAAAGTAATTGTGGTATGGTGAGTTGTTAGTGTGTAAAGTACAAAATAGTGATGTAATGGGATAAAGAGAGTTGTCATAGTAAACTAATATGCTAGTGCTAAAGCACATATTATGGTGGCAGTTGTTAGACATGGGCGATATAAGATTCCAAAGGTGTTAGAGAACTTCAGCAAATCAgctaataatatgtatagCAAAAAATTAGGGGAGAGATCTAACTCAGTGTTGCAGATGTAGACGTTCCTTTTCAAGCTATCACCGTCCTTGATGCGCATCTGGACAGTTGTAACAGATGTAATTTCAGTGATGACTCCAATAGTATCTGTCATGTTGACATCAAGAAGGAAAATCTATGTTAGGATCACAAAAACCACCAATATAATatgtaactaattttatatgtataactACTGCACTTGTGAAGGAATCTTTTCTATCCACATGGGAGTGTAGTTCACGATAAGGAGTGAGGGAGTAAGCATACTGGGCAAAGCCATCTGGCACAATGACACATTCTTCCACAGTAGTCCATCTAGTGAAATTAATCACCATCTTGTTATCAATTGGCTGGTAGTGTTTGGTGCAGGGTTTCATGTGGTAGTAGGTAAGCAAGTACACTTTCCCTTCATTGATCAGATGCCCAAATTTCTTTGTCCCATGAAGGATAAATCATAGCAGCGATACCGGATCCCTGATCAAACAGTAATGTTAGCTGAGgaaatcatgttttttatggGATGTATAGTACACAAAGGACCGGAAGAAATAACCTTTTGATCGACCAGAACTAGGCCAATATAGTGCAAGGTACTCACATTGTTTTGGTCACGGTATTCCCACAACCATGATATGCGTATGCTGTATGCAGAGAGTGGGATTCCCACCACCTAGCTCAAGCATAGGAATATGCACTTCCCCCATCTGTAAAGGCGAGAAAAGAATTAGTTTCAAGAGTTAGAACACTGCTAAAATGGTAGAGTAGGCGAAACCGCACGTCAATAGGCGGCTGAATAGTCGCACAAAAGGACAACACATGCACAACAAAGAAGGAAAAATTAACACAGCACAACAGCACCAAACATTGTAGCTATGAGCGGTAGTTATGCACCAACATCGTGCAGTTGTAAAGGCACAGCATATTAGCCTTCAGGATGGCATTGTGGAAATGTAAATGTTTATTAtgtaaaaaactaaacaacagAATGTACCATGGATCTGACAGCCGGTAGCACTTCTTCGTAAACCACGTTTATTGTTTTTGAACAACACACTTCATCCTCTATTAGGATTCTAAGACATTCTCTGGATGTCAATCTAGAAACGACAACATATAGTTGCCCATGTGTAAAAACAGGTTTTTAAGTACACGCCAACTCGTGAAAGCGTCTGTCCTTGACTCTTGCTAATTGTCATTGCATAGCATATATGAACATGGAATTGTCTTCTCTAAAGTGTGAAAGGCCACTTAGGGCTTGTGGTGTAAGTGCGATTAGTGGGATGAATATTGTCTCGCCAATATTTGATCCAGTTAAAATTACACACTCTAACCGCCTCTGACCAAGCGAATTAACCAATAATTTCGTGCCATTGCATAAACCCTTGGGTTGATTCAATTTTCGCGGTAGCATAATCGCCACACCTTTTTCAGCACAAGTTTATGGGATGGGAAGTTGTTGACGTtaatagaatttaaaaattcaaggGGTAAAGGATATCAAAGTCAGGTAGGTGCTCGCTCGACGTTGAAATTGTATCACAACTAAGATATTTTCTTGGCTCGCTAGGTATCATGTCAACAACACAATCATTTGTCTAATCGACTGTCGAGTTATTTGGACAAACAACAGCTCGACATGCAAGGTAGCAATGATCTCTATAGTGATTTGTGAAGTGTGGAAATACCTCATCTATTGTGGCCTTTATTTTGTCACCGGATGTTTTGATCAGTAGATCATTAGGGATGTCTACCCATGTTGGTTCTgattcatcaattttttttgttacaggCAACCTACCATCACCAAGGTCTAGGACCCAATCAGCAAAGTCCTGAAGATCTAAATGACCTTGCTCAGCAAAGTCACCATGAAGAAGCCTCATATTCATTGTCAGTCTAAGAAGAATAACATGGCACCAAAGAGGAGAATTCGTAATGGATGCATCAACTATAGAGGCACGCGAACCTTTTCTTACAACTGGTAATATTTGTCGAAAATCACCTCCAAGAACAATGACCTTACCACCAAATGGAACTATGCTATTAGAAGGTGCTTGTTTAGAAAGCAAATCACGTAAGGTTCGATCTAAAGCCTCAAAGCATCTCTTATGAGTCATGGGGGCCTCATCCCATATTATGAGAGATGTTTTCTAGATAAGGTCAGCAATTATGGTTCCTCTTTTAATTGTCCAAATGTTGTTTTCGTCTATATCAATCGGAATTTTGAACCTACAATGAGCAGTGCGGCCTCTAGGCAGAAGAAGAGAGGCAACTCCTGATGAGGCAACAACCaaagcaatttttttctcagatcttattttagaaatcAATGTATTCCATAGAAATGTCTTTCATGTACCCCCATGGCCATAAACAAAGGAAAAGCTAGGTCTGTTATCATTTACTCGTTGCATGATCGtgtcaaaaactttttttgaTCAGTATTCAACCTAGGTATATTCAAGTCTACTTCTGCAGCAAGGGTGGCAACATTAAGACTTAAGAGCAAGCTCTTCCTCAACCATTCTATTTCCTACAAAGTCATCTGAATAAATTGCTGGATATGGTAAGTCATAGTCGTGTATACTACCACTACTGTCTGAAAACACTATACATAACTCTTTCATTAATAAGGAAATGAGTCTATCATGAGGTATTATATAAGAAGGATTTGACAAAACTATCCTAACACGTCACTGAATATcatctataaaatacaatCAATATTTATCAAAGAGGGACCGGATATTTCCAACAGAGCGAAACATCACAATAGTAACAAACAGCTACCTTAGTTGACCTGATGATGCATAGACTATTGCCTCATCAAATAGCAAGTGCCATTCATTATCGCTTTCAAGGAGCCCTCTTGCTTCGCAGGCTTGCCTAAAGGTTGGACAAACAACTCCATCATAGGTTCTAATATCAACAAAAGACATCGCACCTTTTACGATCATTAATAGAACTCGCAAATAATAAAGCTCACCACTCAATGGACTCACATAGTACATCCTGCCTATTTTTTCGCACTGTGTTCTAGGACGCCAGCTACGTGAGTTGCTGTCCCATGTCCATTGTGTTGGGAAATTGCAGTAAGTAAGTGTTCGTGCAATGCTATGTTTTTTGTTAGCCTCAAACCACTCTGTCAACATTGTTTTCCTAGCTGCAGGGCTAGATAGCAAGGGTTGCAAATCAGATCCTTGTTTGTATCGAACAAAGTTCATGTTTGGTAAGTCCATAGCTAGACGTTCTACAGAAGACATTCTATAGTGTATATTAAATCCAAAAGCCTGCCAATGAGATTCACACGTATATAGAAATCTTGCATCGATATATTCAGCACAGTCTCCAGATGGTTTGTTTGGTGCATTTCCAGAAATTTCAAAGAATGCTTTAGTTTTATCAGCCCCTTTTGTGACATATTTAAGCATGTACTTGATCATATTAGATTTGTTGCACCATTCTACATTAATGTGAACCTGGTATTTTTCAGAAGTTGTAGGTTGTAGGGAACAACCCATCTGTTATGAAGCTTAGTACCGTTTTTAAGAATATATCAACCATTATTTCTGCGTCTGTAGACAGTAAATCCAAATTCATCCATGGTAGTTTCTTCCTGGAAAAATTTAGGCAAATGCTTAGAGCATTCCCCTTTTTTCATACATGGGCATGCTTTGTTCTGATTGCCACAAGTGCCATGAATCATAAATTTGTCAACCAAAGCATAGCCTAAAGGATCAGTTAACACATCAGGTATTTCAGTAGAAATAAAACCATCGACAATGGTAGCACTAAACTCAGTATTTCCAGCAGCAAGCCAAACTAAACAATGAATATGGGGGAGGAACTCAATTGTATAGAGCATTACATGTAAACAGAACCAATGTTAGGGAACACACTACACAAACCAAAACTAATAGAGCAGGTAAATATCCTACCAGCAAGGACCGGACCAAAAGTTTTTCCTTCTCTAATATCTACAATGAACTCATTTACTTTCATGTTAAATACTCTCACAGTCATATCGGAACGATTGCTCGGCACCTGACCTGGCTCAAACAATAGGGCATCATATATTTGTTGCCAATTGGAGTTACATGTAAAGGTGACAAAAAGATCGGGAGCCCTAAAAACGCGGCAAATAGCCATTGCATCCTGATAATTCTAGACCATGCAGACTGGAGGGAAGCACATATCGTTGTCCCACAGAATCTCCAGACTCAAGGCCATGATGTATCGCATTGGCTATTCCTTGTACAGACTCAGAACGGAGGCTAGGCTGATTATCAGAAATGAACTTAAGCCTTCAGGACTCAACAGTTGAGTATGAATCAACACATAAAGAATCACTATGATGACCACAACAAGTATATAGATTTGGTTTGTTCAGTCGATAATGGAGATGATATCGATAGTACTCAAGCATTGTAACATATTGTCTGGACGTAGCAGCGAGGCTAGCAAAGTCAATGTGCTTCATACCTAAATGGTACCCTCGTTCACCATAAGGAAAAAGCAGAGGGTACTGAAGAGCCATGTATGATGGGTGCAATGCAGAGACACGTGGTAGCCTAGCATCGGAAGACTGAACCATCACAACACACGTATATTCGTCGGCTGAATAGTCTCCAACCACTATGCCAGCAATCTCACCACTTGTTGGCAAATTATACCGATCTCATCTCTTGAATCACAACCAAGCAATCTAAGTGCAACCTTTTGATCACCGTGATCCTTTAGTCGATCTCTAGCAAAGCAGAATGCTTTAACTAAATCGTTGTGCTCATCAAGCATGGAACCAAGGACAGCAACAATTTGTGGGTCTGGTACATTAGAAGGGTTGTCCCTCTCAAAAATGttcaatctatttattgtttcattttcagtgtcatatatataaagctgCGCAAATTTAGGAGGGGCACCCTGTCGTGGCAGCAGACTGCCAATAGGATGGTGCACCACACCATTAATTTTCAATACACAAGGCATAGTTCCACTATTTATCGTCTTATCAATATTAGCCCCTAGGGAAGTAAAAGCAAAGAATGAGTTATAGGATCGGATTTGTCGTAAGAATCATTTTGATCACGCACCACCATCAAATCTTGTGAGATTAGCCAGCAAAGGAGGTGGATGCCTCAACTCAGGCATGCTAATCTTACAACCTCTACAGCATAGGTTGTACACAATTTTTTGCTGCGAAACAATTGACCCCTTTTTTACCCTTTTTTGGTACCAAAAGACCGCACCACAGTACGGGCATTCATGAGAGGGACCACCATAGTAAGATCGATAAGGGTACAGAGCTGCACAGCTGCCACCATGAGAACATGGATAGCAGGAAAGATTACAAAATCGTCCATAGTAAGCGACTGAACAAACCTTTCAAGGATGCAATATAGTCCTTAGGCAAAGGTAAGATGGCATCAGCCAAGGGCATGGCACCTACGTGGATGAAAAACTAGTGCAAGATAAGCAGGCCACGATAAATTagcgtatttttttttcctctaggGTGCATGGAAGACAAAACCAAGGTAATAAAACCCAAATAAAGCATACCGCTAAGAACATCTTTGATATAACAGCTTGGTCCATCACTGAATCTCTTCATACGATGTCTCTCTCTATTGACTGCAGCAGCACTCCGTGGTATATCTAGCAATGACCTTTCCCCTACGCATGCTGACAAAAACTTAGAACGCTATAAGAGCACAATTTTGGCTTGCTTTTGAAAATAGTGTTACATGACATACTTTTTGAAATAAACTTACTTTTACTGTTCATTATCATCAAATCACTATCAGATGGTGTTTTCTGCGTTGGCTCTGCAGCAACACTGGAACAATCGTGGGGACTATATGGAAGCGCGGTCGGAGCAAAACTTGCAGAGGCATTGGATGGCCGCAAGGGCCTACGACAGAAAAAATGGGGGCCTACAAGTAGCCTAGAGAGCAAATTGACCTTTTAAACTGTTCACCCATAATTGCAAACCCATCGTACAATAGGAACGCCTAGAAGAACAGACCCTGTCCTATTGAGGCATGACGTCTTAATCGGCTTTCACAAGCGCGCTGAACACGTAATGCAACATGAGTTGACATTGGCCGCCAATCATAAATCACAAAACATAGCGATCTATAGGATCATGTGCCCAGCAAATATACTAAGCCATACAATAGAGAAGATAGCTTGAATGTAagcaggaaaaaaacaaaagcgaGAAAGTATGGAACGAAAATACATTAGCAAGAATGGGTAGACCATAAACAACTGACTGAAATACAGGCAAGTTAAAAGTACAACCTGGCTCCTTACTACAAACCACAGATAAGGCCACTCCCCATCTAAAGCCCGCACGTGGTATAAAAGAAGTGTTCCTCCCTAAGAAAAGTGAACCAATCAGATCTGCACTATGTGACCACACTCTCACATGGCAGATCCAACGCCCCATAATGCGCCTAAAACCTACCAAGACATGCAGCTGCTGTGAGGGCAGCATCCACTATAGAGGAGGCGACCTTTCTATAGGAAAGAACATATGGAAGTTGTAATCATGAACGGTAAAAGTGTACTTCACTTGGAGGAACCTAACAGCATGCTAAGCAACCATTTCATGGGAAACAATCAGCGGATCTGTCACAGCCACCCCAAAAAATCACCTAACTGAACTTTTGGCAGGGTCTTCGGGTGGAAGGACACGCTCTACACCAACTAGCAGCATACCATCACCATCCAGCTCCCAGAGGTAGGACACCATGGGCAACCGACAATGAGAGGCAACAGCATTCAACAATGAAACAAAGGAAACCCCAACGACGGTCATCCTAGCAACAACAGCGCGCATTACAGAGAGAGTTTTAAAATAGCAGGCAAACTACCCCTAAATACTCTAAGAGAGGCATTAGCCCAAAGAAGGTGAAAGGGGGGTGAGGCATAAGAAGGAGGTGCAAACAGAGAGCATATGAGGCAGCTCTATGAGGACAAAAAAAGCGCGACAGAAGCTTTTTCCCCTATCCCTGTACTTTTCACCCACAAGAAAAAGCCAATAGCTATGCCCATATGCCGTTAGTGCTAACGACTCACTCCCTCCTTCCCGCACCAAACAACACGCAGTAAAGAAAGTAATAAAGAGGTGCACACAGGCAAAAAATACCGTAAACAAACAAAGAATAGCATGGGCGAGAACGAAACACCACCTTGCGTCTACGGTGACGGGAGCGTAGACAGCCGAGAAGCTGAGGACGTCGATGTAGCAGGACCCGGAAGAAGGAAGAGAGCGAAACGACAGAAAGAACAGCAGCAGCCCCTGCCTAAGAAGTTTCCCTGCAcgaaaaactccaaaatcctCAAACTGATGGAAAGAAGTACGCGTAAGATTCATCGACACATACATTCATTGACCACAAGAACCCATCGGCCACAAGCAGAAAGAAAATGTAGGGCTGACCTTGGCTGAGAAATGAGCAAAGAAATTTTACGCGCAAGCATGGCCAAGGGCAGAAACATCGGCAGGGTCGCCACAAGATGAATGACAGAACTAAGAGCAGGCGAGCACCACGAAGGTTGCACGGCAAAAGATCGCCTACCTCAGAAGCGCCATGAGCAGCAAAGCAAGAACGAACCaacaaaaggagaaaaggGGATTAGCCTAGAGAAGAAGCAGAAAAAACAGAGGGGAAAAACCATCGGTCACATTTATGGCTTCCTCGCAATGCACACCGTCTCAAGCAGGTGTGGAGGGCGTTGTCTATCTTCAATTTGCTAACTGGTACAGCCATGGGACCAACATGTACAGCAGGGGAGCAGGAGAAATACATGTACATGGTCCCGGTGCACCATAAAACTATACGCAACAGCAGATGAATGCAACAGGTGTAGAAAAATGAGCCATATA from Oryza brachyantha chromosome 3, ObraRS2, whole genome shotgun sequence carries:
- the LOC102720971 gene encoding LOW QUALITY PROTEIN: replication protein A 70 kDa DNA-binding subunit-like (The sequence of the model RefSeq protein was modified relative to this genomic sequence to represent the inferred CDS: deleted 2 bases in 2 codons; substituted 1 base at 1 genomic stop codon), with product MGEVHIPMLELGGGNPTLCISIRISWLWEYRDQNNVSTLHYIGLVLVDQKGSGIAAMIYPSWDKKFGHLINEGKVYLLTYYHMKPCTKHYQPIDNKMVINFTRWTTVEECVIVPDGFAQYAYSLTPYRELHSHVDRKDSFTNTIGVITEITSVTTVQMRIKDGDSLKRNVYICNTDNETTNIALWGERATSFPEEKVLSSHKEKPQIVIFVGALVRGHGRNVSVGNSVCKWYINIDTPEVKSLAISVEGSYEPIKWLDLPVGPVVQNNGEQKTITKIREFHPFKFKKHEFLVTVVIKKLNMEYSXWYTACDICKKTAKPYGNSYRCGNKTCPPVVSASPRFKLSLLAGDHTADTTFIVFGRLAQRLICRSVEALVVENPASNDHIPKKITDLLEKEFVWNVSFTENMASTRIVSFQVNRVIQGDQSSSLALLQSPSGSQAYSMAPSIALSLVPSQDLFIGQSTQTGTPSIGFSDGQLALVSPSNTIQKHINIDDECASKIHGQDIADNEDYDQVSAFYAWLSNTYILT
- the LOC107303779 gene encoding uncharacterized protein LOC107303779; amino-acid sequence: MTHKRCFEALDRTLRDLLSKQAPSNSIVPFGGKVIVLGGDFRQILPVVRKGSRASIVDASITNSPLWCHVILLRLTMNMRLLHGDFAEQGHLDLQDFADWVLDLGDGRLPVTKKIDESEPTWVDIPNDLLIKTSGDKIKATIDEVFPHFTNHYRDHCYLACRAVVCPNNSTVD